The Klebsiella africana sequence CTACATCACCGCCGTCAACGTCAAAGATTTCGCGATTGTCCAGCCGGGCGAGGTGCTGTTCCAGATAGACGATCGCATCTATAAGCAGCGGGTGCATCAGGCCCAGGCGACTCTGGCGATGAAGGAGGCCGCGCTGCGCAACAACCTCCAGCAGCGCAAAAGCGCCGAGGCGACGATCGCCAAAAATGAAGCCGCGCTGCAAAACGCCCGCGCGCAGAATCTGAAAATCCAGGCCGATTTAAAACGGGTACAGGAGCTGACTGCCGATGGTTCGCTGTCGATCCGCGAGCGTGATTCTGCGCGGGCCAGCGCGGCACAAGGGGTTGCGGATATTGAACAGGCGAAAGCGGCGCTGGAGATGTCGCGCCAGGACCGTGAATCGACCATCGTCAATCGCGATTCGCTGGAGGCCGACGTGGCCAGCGCCAAAGCGGCGCTTGAGCTGGCGCAGATCGACCTGCAAAATACCCAGATCATCGCCCCCACCGGCGGCCAGCTGGGGCAGATCTCGGTGCGTCTTGGCGCCTATGTCAGCGCCGGAACCCATCTGACCTCGCTGGTTCCGCCGCAGCACTGGGTGATTGCCAACCTCAAAGAGACCCAACTGGCCGATGTGCGTGTCGGCCAGCCGGTCACTTTCACCGTTGACGCGCTCAACGGCGAGACTTTCCACGGCAAGGTGCAGAGCATCTCCCCGGCGACCGGGGTGGAATTCAGCGCCATCTCTCCGGACAATGCCACCGGCAACTTCG is a genomic window containing:
- a CDS encoding HlyD family secretion protein, giving the protein MSQQDAAKQQANTRNNIRVVSIFTAAAIGLIGVLVILYAWQLPPFTRHSQFTDNAYVRGQTTFISPQVNGYITAVNVKDFAIVQPGEVLFQIDDRIYKQRVHQAQATLAMKEAALRNNLQQRKSAEATIAKNEAALQNARAQNLKIQADLKRVQELTADGSLSIRERDSARASAAQGVADIEQAKAALEMSRQDRESTIVNRDSLEADVASAKAALELAQIDLQNTQIIAPTGGQLGQISVRLGAYVSAGTHLTSLVPPQHWVIANLKETQLADVRVGQPVTFTVDALNGETFHGKVQSISPATGVEFSAISPDNATGNFVKIAQRIPVRITVNDGQNNSERLRPGMSVQVTIDTRAEKQP